In Rhodamnia argentea isolate NSW1041297 chromosome 11, ASM2092103v1, whole genome shotgun sequence, one genomic interval encodes:
- the LOC115739345 gene encoding transcription factor GTE7: MASALLASRIEPSWGDRKVYMRKYTATAADNSLFNPNSNPNPNSNPRHVHDPANLRFRKEEDYAAVDNDTASFAPRSRFDAASEYVTFNLGGFSRSELKELKRRLVMELEQVRMLRTRIESAAAFEARPVYQTSQFSATRPSPEAVTESPRLKDKGIVPKAHTGKKNSGIKRGNPFGSDKDPKRPVKDLVAIPDKFVASMMKRCGLILSKLMKHKHGWVFNVPVDAVGLGLHDYHQIIKNPMDLGTVKTNLERNLYQSPQEFAADVRLTFNNALTYNPKGHDVHHMAETLLVQFDQMFDPAFRKYEKEQQKMFAAAEEPKPRVWDEELVPQSTRRDPEAMLVEKKRNPSPKFNPASALLNQEAQVSSPQVAQPTPVAVPGMKRTKSGKLPKPKAKDPNKRDMSFEEKAKLGMNLQNLPPEKMGQLLNIIRKRNKHFAQDGDEIELDIEAVDTETLWELERFVCNYKKLASKIKRQGLIHNQVAASDITNKSPEREVPEGVVTHKGRRGEAGGEEDVDIGDEMPMSNYPPVEIERDARSNTSSSSSSSSDSSSSSGSDSRSSSGSDSEADSVQSPFVGSKGAHGT; encoded by the exons ATGGCATCAGCCCTCTTGGCCAGTCGAATCGAGCCTTCGTGGGGTGACCGCAAGGTGTATATGAGGAAATACACCGCCACAGCCGCCGATAATTCCCTCTTCAACCCCAATTCGAACCCTAACCCTAACTCAAACCCTAGGCACGTCCACGATCCCGCCAATTTGCGCTTCCGTAAGGAGGAGGACTACGCTGCTGTCGACAATGACACGGCCTCGTTCGCTCCGAGGTCGAGGTTTGACGCTGCCTCAGAGTACGTCACCTTCAATCTTGGGGGTTTCTCGAGATCGGAGCTCAAGGAGCTCAAGAGGCGCCTCGTGATGGAGCTCGAGCAGGTCCGTATGCTTCGGACCCGCATAGAGAGCGCGGCAGCCTTTGAGGCCCGGCCTGTTTACCAGACGTCGCAGTTTTCGGCTACccggccctcgcccgaggctgtgacggagtctccaaggcTGAAAGACAAGGGGATTGTGCCGAAGGCGCACACAGGGAAGAAGAATTCGGGCATTAAGCGTGGAAACCCTTTCGGGTCAGACAAGGATCCGAAGAGACCCGTGAAGGATTTGGTTGCCATCCCAGATAAGTTCGTTGCAAGCATGATGAAGCGGTGCGGCCTGATCTTGTCGAAGCTCATGAAGCACAAGCACGGGTGGGTGTTCAACGTCCCTGTTGACGCCGTGGGCTTAGGTCTTCACGATTACCACCAGATAATCAAGAACCCCATGGATCTCGGCACCGTGAAGACGAATCTCGAGAGGAATCTCTACCAATCGCCGCAGGAGTTTGCGGCTGATGTAAGACTGACCTTCAACAACGCATTGACGTATAACCCTAAAGGTCATGATGTGCATCACATGGCGGAAACTTTGCTCGTGCAGTTCGATCAAATGTTCGATCCTGCCTTCAGGAAATATGAGAAGGAGCAGCAGAAGATGTTTGCCGCAGCGGAGGAGCCCAAACCCAGGGTTTGGGATGAGGAATTGGTTCCACAGAGCACAAGGAGGGATCCGGAAGCAATGCTggtggaaaagaagagaaacccCAGCCCAAAATTCAACCCAGCATCAGCATTGTTGAATCAAGAGGCACAGGTTTCTTCTCCACAAGTTGCACAGCCAACGCCAGTGGCTGTGCCTGGTATGAAGCGAACAAAATCCGGGAAGTTGCCAAAGCCGAAGGCAAAGGATCCGAATAAGAGGGACATGAGCTTTGAGGAGAAGGCGAAGTTGGGGATGAACTTGCAGAACTTGCCCCCTGAGAAAATGGGTCAGTTATTGAACATCATAAGGAAGAGGAACAAGCATTTCGCGCAGGATGGAGATGAGATTGAGCTCGACATCGAGGCTGTAGATACCGAGACTCTTTGGGAGCTTGAACGGTTCGTTTGCAATTACAAGAAGCTAGCGAGCAAGATCAAGCGCCAGGGGCTCATTCATAACCAGGTTGCTGCTTCAGATATCACCAACAAG TCGCCGGAGAGAGAAGTACCTGAAGGAGTTGTGACGCATAAGGGAAGGAGGGGAGAAGCTGGTGGAGAGGAGGATGTGGACATTGGGGACGAGATGCCCATGAGTAATTATCCTCCAGTGGAGATTGAGCGGGATGCGAGATCTAATACCTCTAGCAGTTCAAGCTCGAGCAGTGATTCATCTTCATCGAGTG GGTCAGATTCTAGGAGTTCTTCTGGGAGCGATTCCGAGGCAGACAGTGTTCAATCGCCCTTTGTCGGTTCGAAAGGAGCCCACGGAACTTGA